A single Natranaerobius thermophilus JW/NM-WN-LF DNA region contains:
- a CDS encoding DNA polymerase IV — MTTSKYDRNKNNYRQILHIDMDAFYASVEKRDNPELEDKPVIIGGSRRGVVSTCCYKARKYGLHSAMPMYRAQRLCPHGVYLRPDMDKYRRVSQEIKKIFLEFTPLVEPLSLDEAFLDVTGSLNLFGDAVNIAEKIQTQISDQLQLTCSIGVATNKFIAKVASDLKKPAGLTHVPTGKEQDFLAPLPVDKLWGVGEKTTARIKSRGYHTIGELQQMLAKAQNINSLAKSFNITEDTLLLAKGYDDREVVPEEPPKSIGQEKTFAQDLTAGSQYNQLIPHLLKFSEQVGARLRKAGYKGKTVTVKIRDSRFKTWTKQKTVPETDQDKEIYAHAQELLQNMNLKPSDEIRLLGVTVSNLVSSTQQQLSLDMSNEQYEKEQQLQWTLDEMREKFGDDAIRRARLIFPQEQK; from the coding sequence ATGACTACCAGTAAATACGACCGTAACAAAAATAATTACAGACAGATCCTACATATTGATATGGACGCTTTTTACGCTTCAGTGGAAAAGAGAGACAACCCAGAGCTAGAAGACAAACCCGTTATTATCGGTGGTAGCCGAAGAGGTGTTGTCTCCACATGCTGTTATAAAGCTAGAAAATACGGCCTTCACTCAGCTATGCCTATGTATCGGGCTCAAAGATTATGCCCCCATGGTGTATATCTGAGACCTGATATGGATAAATATCGACGGGTCTCCCAGGAAATAAAAAAAATTTTTCTTGAATTTACTCCACTAGTTGAGCCCTTATCACTAGATGAGGCCTTTCTTGACGTAACAGGTTCTCTCAATTTATTTGGTGATGCTGTAAACATTGCAGAGAAAATCCAAACACAGATTAGCGACCAACTTCAACTCACCTGTTCCATTGGAGTAGCTACAAATAAATTCATCGCAAAAGTCGCTTCTGATCTTAAAAAACCGGCAGGACTCACTCATGTTCCAACAGGTAAGGAACAGGACTTTCTAGCACCCCTGCCAGTAGATAAACTTTGGGGAGTGGGTGAAAAAACCACTGCTCGGATAAAAAGCCGGGGCTATCATACAATAGGTGAACTACAGCAAATGCTTGCAAAGGCTCAAAATATAAACAGCCTGGCCAAATCCTTTAATATCACTGAAGACACCCTGCTTTTAGCCAAGGGATATGACGACCGGGAGGTAGTACCAGAAGAACCTCCTAAATCCATCGGGCAGGAAAAAACCTTTGCCCAGGACCTGACTGCGGGGAGTCAGTATAATCAGTTAATTCCCCATCTACTGAAGTTCTCTGAACAAGTAGGAGCTCGCCTGCGAAAAGCAGGTTACAAAGGGAAAACTGTTACAGTTAAAATTAGGGATTCCAGATTTAAAACTTGGACCAAACAGAAAACAGTTCCGGAAACAGATCAAGATAAAGAGATATATGCCCATGCCCAGGAACTGCTTCAAAATATGAATTTAAAACCTAGTGATGAAATCAGACTATTAGGAGTAACTGTCAGCAACCTGGTTTCATCTACTCAGCAACAGCTTTCCCTTGATATGTCTAATGAACAGTACGAAAAAGAACAGCAGCTACAATGGACCCTTGATGAAATGCGAGAAAAATTTGGTGACGATGCTATTCGCCGAGCCCGTCTTATTTTTCCACAAGAGCAAAAGTGA
- a CDS encoding cyclodeaminase/cyclohydrolase family protein, which translates to MELLNKTIDQYLELISADNETAAGGSTLAVSAAMGSHLVIMYCNISMGKKSIRKNSANYYLLEECREKAKILGDDFRRFIERDVEVVKRYFEHRDEDTAKELTLIPFMTAQRAKELLRVIEKVKGQGYNPLEPDLMAGAHHAQNALYGSLINVHQNLDLIKDKNFYRMIKVEAANLEQTSKELIDKINHNEVTAYDG; encoded by the coding sequence ATGGAACTGTTAAATAAAACAATTGACCAATACTTGGAATTGATTTCTGCCGACAATGAAACGGCTGCCGGAGGGAGCACCCTTGCTGTTTCTGCAGCTATGGGATCTCATTTAGTAATCATGTATTGTAATATTTCCATGGGCAAAAAATCTATTAGAAAAAATTCTGCTAATTATTACTTATTAGAGGAGTGCCGGGAAAAGGCCAAAATTTTAGGTGATGATTTTCGCAGATTCATCGAACGGGATGTAGAGGTGGTAAAACGCTATTTCGAACACAGAGATGAAGATACAGCAAAAGAATTAACCCTAATACCTTTTATGACTGCTCAGAGGGCTAAAGAGCTACTTAGAGTGATTGAAAAAGTTAAAGGGCAGGGGTACAATCCCCTTGAGCCGGATTTAATGGCTGGTGCGCACCATGCACAAAATGCGCTCTATGGTAGTCTAATCAATGTACATCAAAATCTGGATCTAATTAAAGATAAGAACTTCTATCGAATGATAAAAGTTGAAGCTGCTAATCTGGAGCAAACAAGTAAAGAGTTAATTGATAAAATTAATCACAATGAAGTGACAGCATATGATGGCTGA
- the fabZ gene encoding 3-hydroxyacyl-ACP dehydratase FabZ, translating into MKDINEIKELIPHRYPILMVDRLEELEPGHRAKGVKNVSANEPFLQGHFPDRPLMPGVLQIEAMAQVGACALMSLPENEGKLAVFGGVDKVKFKRQVQPGDVLSIEVELTRVKGSIGKGEGKVYVGDELAAQGQLTFALVEK; encoded by the coding sequence TTGAAGGATATTAATGAAATCAAAGAACTGATTCCCCATCGCTATCCCATCTTAATGGTAGATAGATTGGAAGAATTGGAACCAGGACATAGGGCTAAAGGTGTTAAAAACGTATCTGCTAACGAACCTTTTTTACAGGGACATTTCCCAGATCGTCCTTTGATGCCTGGAGTTTTACAAATAGAAGCCATGGCCCAGGTAGGGGCCTGTGCTCTGATGAGCCTTCCAGAAAACGAAGGAAAACTTGCCGTTTTCGGTGGTGTGGATAAAGTTAAATTTAAAAGACAAGTACAACCAGGGGATGTGCTCAGTATAGAGGTTGAGCTAACCCGGGTTAAAGGTAGTATCGGAAAAGGTGAAGGAAAGGTATATGTAGGAGATGAACTAGCGGCCCAAGGTCAGCTCACTTTTGCTCTTGTGGAAAAATAA
- a CDS encoding putative polysaccharide biosynthesis protein, translated as MMAERLAKGAAILMAAGVVSKLLGAFYRIPLSRIIEAEGMGLYEMAYPIYSLLLIMAVSGVPIAVSKLVSEQIAQGKEKERLRVFAVSLVFLFITGSFFSGLMYFLAEPISYGFLGDYRVIYSLRAISPAILIVSLMAAFRGYFQGLRIMSATAISQVTEQFVRVITMLALAYVLVERGIAYGAAGATFGAVTGGLSGLIIMLLLIPLYGVGPGLLNFFKAILSTLNLVRSVPLVIRLLSIAIPVSLGALVMPVMQTLDAMIIPQRLQVAGFSPSEATHLYGYLSGMALRLVSLPTTLSLALGYSLVPALAESTALKKFDLVRSQLGKAIRLTFIFSIPSSVGLFVMAERLTLLLFGYEGAGDPLRFLAAGTIFLSFQQVSASALQGTGYPVLPVKNLCYGALVNLVINYYLTAIPQIGIIGGAIGTCTGFLVASIFNFKDIKGKIGLSNTQLGLIRKPLLSAVAMGAIITYFQPILDNLAPNFSVGTVMGMALGAVSYGIILITCGGISTDDLESIPKIGPGIAGFIKKIGLGS; from the coding sequence ATGATGGCTGAAAGGCTGGCCAAGGGTGCCGCCATATTAATGGCAGCCGGGGTGGTCAGCAAGCTTCTAGGAGCTTTTTACAGGATACCCCTTTCTCGGATTATAGAAGCTGAGGGCATGGGCCTTTACGAAATGGCCTATCCCATTTACAGCCTACTTCTAATAATGGCTGTTTCAGGTGTTCCTATTGCCGTTAGCAAGCTAGTTTCCGAACAAATCGCCCAAGGTAAAGAAAAAGAAAGACTGAGAGTTTTTGCGGTCTCATTAGTTTTTTTATTCATCACTGGTTCTTTCTTTTCCGGTCTTATGTATTTTTTGGCCGAACCCATTAGTTATGGATTTCTCGGAGATTATCGAGTAATTTATTCTCTCAGGGCTATTTCTCCGGCCATCTTGATTGTGTCATTAATGGCAGCTTTTCGCGGCTATTTTCAAGGTCTTAGAATAATGAGTGCCACAGCTATTTCCCAGGTTACGGAGCAATTTGTCAGGGTAATAACAATGCTAGCTCTGGCTTATGTTTTGGTTGAAAGAGGAATCGCTTATGGAGCAGCAGGAGCTACCTTTGGTGCTGTTACCGGTGGGTTGTCAGGTCTAATAATAATGTTATTATTAATACCCCTGTACGGTGTTGGTCCGGGATTGTTGAACTTTTTTAAGGCTATCCTGTCAACTCTTAATTTGGTCCGTTCAGTTCCCTTAGTTATTCGGCTGCTATCCATAGCCATCCCCGTTTCTTTAGGAGCCCTGGTTATGCCTGTCATGCAGACATTAGATGCCATGATAATTCCACAAAGGTTGCAGGTAGCGGGTTTTAGTCCATCAGAAGCCACCCATTTATACGGTTACTTATCAGGAATGGCCCTTAGGCTGGTGAGCTTGCCTACGACTTTATCCCTGGCTCTTGGATATAGTCTTGTCCCAGCATTAGCCGAGAGTACTGCCCTGAAAAAGTTTGATTTGGTTAGAAGTCAACTGGGAAAAGCTATCAGACTGACCTTTATTTTCTCGATTCCTTCATCAGTGGGTCTATTTGTTATGGCCGAGCGCTTAACTTTATTATTGTTTGGCTATGAAGGAGCAGGGGATCCCCTGAGATTTTTGGCAGCGGGAACAATTTTTCTATCTTTTCAGCAGGTAAGTGCTTCAGCTCTGCAGGGTACCGGTTATCCGGTACTTCCGGTAAAAAACCTGTGTTACGGAGCCTTGGTTAATTTAGTCATAAATTATTATTTAACGGCTATTCCCCAAATTGGAATAATTGGTGGGGCTATCGGTACTTGTACCGGGTTTTTGGTGGCTTCTATATTTAATTTTAAAGACATTAAAGGTAAAATAGGCTTGTCAAATACACAACTTGGTTTAATCAGAAAGCCGTTATTATCTGCTGTGGCCATGGGAGCCATTATTACTTATTTTCAGCCCATTTTGGATAATTTAGCTCCTAACTTTAGTGTAGGCACTGTTATGGGAATGGCACTTGGTGCTGTGAGTTATGGGATAATTTTAATCACATGTGGCGGTATTTCCACTGATGACTTGGAGAGTATCCCTAAGATTGGTCCAGGAATAGCAGGTTTTATTAAGAAAATCGGTCTTGGTTCTTAA
- a CDS encoding D-2-hydroxyacid dehydrogenase, whose amino-acid sequence MTFSKDNASGLNRQKNNLREQDEQQERGLKILFTANLKEHHYKNITASFPSIELVASAEKEVIDKEIKDTDILVAWGRFISKELLQKATKLEWIHALSTGVDEFLIPEVIDSSVILTNSRGIHREQMSEHVFSFLLAFVRRQFDYHNQKQDSQWQSLEMSTLANRTIGILGLGALGEEIARKAKAFDMKVLATKETPRIFPHVDEIYSSDELDKILPEVDYLVLTVPLTEKTKNMIGEHELRQMKETAFLVNVARGEVVDEQALYRALKKRWLAGAGLDVFSQEPLPGESPLWNLDNCYITPHVGGASPDYVKKAVELFKRNLTAYLGGNVLPTEVDKTRGY is encoded by the coding sequence ATGACCTTTTCAAAGGATAATGCCTCTGGCTTGAACAGACAGAAAAATAATTTGAGGGAGCAAGATGAACAACAAGAACGAGGTTTAAAAATCCTGTTTACCGCAAATTTAAAGGAACACCATTATAAAAATATAACAGCTAGTTTCCCTTCCATAGAGCTGGTGGCCAGTGCCGAAAAAGAAGTAATTGATAAAGAGATTAAAGATACTGATATATTAGTGGCCTGGGGACGGTTTATCTCCAAAGAATTACTACAAAAAGCTACCAAATTAGAATGGATTCACGCCTTGAGTACAGGTGTGGATGAATTTTTAATCCCGGAAGTAATTGATTCTTCTGTAATACTTACTAATTCCCGGGGAATTCACCGGGAACAAATGTCAGAGCATGTGTTCTCTTTTTTACTGGCTTTTGTCAGGCGCCAGTTTGATTATCATAATCAGAAACAGGACAGTCAGTGGCAGTCCCTGGAAATGTCTACTCTGGCCAATAGGACTATTGGAATCCTGGGGCTAGGAGCCCTGGGAGAAGAAATAGCCAGAAAAGCCAAAGCTTTTGATATGAAAGTACTGGCAACTAAAGAAACTCCCAGGATTTTTCCTCATGTTGACGAAATTTATTCTTCAGATGAACTTGATAAAATTTTGCCGGAAGTTGACTATCTGGTACTAACAGTTCCTCTAACGGAAAAAACCAAAAATATGATTGGGGAACATGAATTGAGACAGATGAAAGAAACAGCTTTCTTGGTAAACGTTGCCCGGGGAGAAGTAGTTGACGAACAAGCTCTATATCGAGCTCTTAAAAAACGTTGGTTGGCAGGAGCTGGCCTGGATGTGTTTTCTCAAGAACCGCTACCTGGCGAATCACCATTATGGAATCTGGATAACTGCTACATAACCCCTCATGTGGGTGGGGCATCTCCCGATTATGTAAAAAAAGCTGTAGAGCTATTTAAGCGGAATCTTACCGCTTATTTAGGCGGAAATGTTCTACCGACAGAAGTTGATAAGACTAGAGGTTATTAA
- the sfsA gene encoding DNA/RNA nuclease SfsA, with protein MIYNFIDSLIEGKFQKRLNRFVCNVEVNGESRLCHVPNSGRMKELLLPETPVLLQKKQGKQRKTDFDLALVLYEGHWVSVDSRLPNKLFEILVKKSLLPETSVAYGAEFLRREPSYGRGRFDMELMSTNSDRILIELKSVTLVQNNLALFPDAPTDRGRRHLEELTDSLREGYQPAVIFLVQRDDALCFAPNWEMDEAFSKALVQAQEQGVAVESYAFKVTPEGLNYCQRLPVTTQREVE; from the coding sequence ATGATTTATAATTTTATTGATTCTTTAATAGAAGGAAAATTTCAGAAAAGATTGAACAGGTTTGTTTGTAATGTAGAAGTTAATGGTGAAAGTCGGCTATGCCATGTACCCAATTCGGGAAGGATGAAGGAACTGTTACTGCCTGAAACGCCCGTTCTACTGCAGAAAAAGCAGGGGAAACAGCGTAAAACAGATTTTGATTTAGCCCTGGTTCTATATGAAGGACACTGGGTTTCAGTGGATAGCAGACTTCCCAACAAACTTTTTGAGATTTTGGTAAAGAAATCTTTGCTACCTGAAACTTCTGTAGCTTATGGAGCCGAATTCCTGCGCCGTGAACCCAGTTATGGTAGGGGCAGGTTTGATATGGAACTAATGTCAACAAATAGTGATAGAATTTTAATTGAATTGAAGTCAGTAACACTTGTCCAGAATAACTTGGCACTTTTTCCCGATGCTCCGACAGATCGAGGGAGGCGACATCTAGAAGAATTAACTGATTCTTTGCGGGAAGGTTATCAGCCGGCAGTTATTTTTTTAGTGCAAAGGGACGATGCCTTGTGTTTTGCCCCTAACTGGGAAATGGATGAAGCTTTTTCGAAAGCTTTGGTACAGGCGCAAGAGCAGGGAGTAGCTGTTGAAAGCTACGCTTTTAAGGTGACTCCTGAAGGTTTAAATTATTGTCAGCGACTGCCTGTAACAACACAACGGGAGGTTGAATAA
- a CDS encoding IS256 family transposase, whose amino-acid sequence MSSVPNSEQKNQLEEIMKSFVQEFLQEKIELIMREEIRNFLKEQDEKNYRNGYYTRSLDTLFGQIEDLNVPRDRNGDFQTQLIEPYQKRDCWLEEAIIRMYQKGMSTRDVAKFIETLLGDSYSPSTVSNITEVALEDIQEFQNRPLKKRYSVLYLDGMNIKLRRDSVENESVYIACGVDEEGYREILGFYVGGRENALGWQELLNDLHSRGVQEVLLGVFDGLPGLADAFKKVFPKADVQQCVIHQVRNTLNAVRKKDQYEVAEDLKPIYKSFSKEEAHHHFEKFKEKWGSRYPRVVDSWEKNLPNLLTFLDYPSDIRAVIYTTNWIERTIKEIRKRLKTMNSLTSPKAAEKVIFFAIQDINVRWANKKLRGFKQCQHKLQEMFELRYDC is encoded by the coding sequence TTGAGTAGTGTACCAAATTCCGAGCAAAAAAATCAACTAGAAGAAATCATGAAAAGTTTTGTTCAGGAATTTCTTCAAGAAAAAATTGAACTCATCATGCGTGAAGAAATTAGAAACTTTTTAAAAGAGCAAGACGAAAAGAATTATCGAAACGGCTATTACACACGTTCTCTAGACACCTTGTTTGGCCAAATCGAAGATCTTAATGTACCAAGGGATCGAAATGGTGATTTTCAAACCCAGCTAATAGAACCGTATCAAAAGCGTGATTGCTGGCTTGAAGAAGCTATCATCAGGATGTACCAAAAAGGTATGAGCACTCGTGATGTAGCAAAGTTCATTGAGACCCTTTTAGGCGATTCTTATTCGCCTAGTACGGTAAGTAATATTACTGAAGTAGCTTTAGAAGATATTCAAGAGTTTCAAAACAGGCCACTCAAAAAGCGTTATAGTGTTCTCTACCTGGATGGCATGAACATCAAGCTGCGGCGTGATTCAGTAGAAAATGAGTCTGTTTACATAGCTTGTGGTGTCGATGAAGAGGGGTACAGGGAAATACTAGGTTTCTACGTTGGTGGTAGAGAAAACGCCTTGGGTTGGCAAGAACTATTAAATGACCTGCACTCTCGTGGTGTACAGGAAGTATTGCTAGGTGTGTTTGACGGACTTCCTGGTTTGGCTGATGCTTTCAAGAAGGTGTTTCCTAAAGCTGATGTCCAGCAGTGCGTCATTCACCAGGTTAGAAATACTTTGAATGCCGTAAGAAAAAAAGACCAGTATGAAGTTGCTGAAGACCTAAAGCCTATATATAAGTCTTTTTCTAAAGAAGAGGCTCACCACCATTTCGAAAAATTTAAAGAAAAATGGGGTTCAAGGTATCCCCGTGTTGTAGATTCCTGGGAAAAGAATTTGCCTAATTTATTAACTTTCTTGGATTATCCATCTGATATTCGAGCTGTTATCTACACTACAAACTGGATCGAGAGAACTATTAAGGAAATTAGAAAACGTCTAAAGACTATGAACAGTTTAACTAGCCCAAAGGCTGCCGAAAAAGTGATCTTCTTTGCTATTCAGGACATCAATGTTCGATGGGCTAATAAAAAACTTCGTGGTTTCAAACAATGCCAGCACAAGCTACAAGAAATGTTTGAGCTAAGATACGACTGTTAA
- the metK gene encoding methionine adenosyltransferase: MSKKLVTSESVTEGHPDKIADQISDAILDAMLEKDPSARVAAETTVTTGLVLVTGEITTKCYVDIPKLVRETVQNIGYTRAKYGFDGETCAVLTSIDEQSPDIAQGVDQALEKRQEEITDDEINAIGAGDQGMMFGYATNETEEYLPLPIALAHKITRRLAAVRKDGTLPYLRPDGKSQVTVEYRNNEPYRVNKVVVSSQHSPKVTVDQLEQEIIDNVVKEIIPSKFLDETTEYLINPTGRFVVGGPQGDAGATGRKVIVDTYGGVARHGGGAFSGKDPTKVDRSAAYAARYIAKNVVAAGLADKCELQVAYAIGVANPVSVMVETYGTAKIPEDQIEELVNKHFDLRPGAIIRDLNLLKPIYRQVACYGHMGRTDIELPWERTDKAEILKTEAGI, from the coding sequence ATGAGCAAAAAATTAGTGACGTCGGAATCTGTTACCGAAGGCCATCCTGATAAGATTGCCGATCAAATATCCGATGCCATATTAGATGCCATGCTTGAAAAAGATCCATCCGCTAGAGTGGCTGCTGAAACTACTGTGACCACAGGTTTGGTCCTGGTTACAGGTGAAATCACCACAAAGTGTTATGTAGACATTCCTAAACTGGTTAGAGAAACTGTACAAAATATTGGTTATACCAGGGCAAAGTACGGCTTTGATGGTGAAACTTGTGCTGTGCTAACTTCCATTGACGAGCAGTCCCCTGATATTGCCCAGGGAGTAGATCAAGCTTTGGAAAAAAGGCAAGAAGAAATCACCGATGATGAAATTAATGCTATCGGTGCCGGGGATCAGGGAATGATGTTTGGTTATGCTACTAATGAAACTGAAGAGTACCTACCCTTACCCATTGCTTTGGCTCACAAGATTACTCGTCGTTTAGCAGCTGTCAGAAAAGATGGAACTTTACCCTATCTACGTCCAGACGGAAAAAGTCAGGTGACAGTAGAGTACAGAAATAATGAACCTTACAGGGTGAATAAAGTAGTAGTATCATCCCAGCATAGTCCTAAAGTGACGGTAGACCAATTGGAACAAGAAATTATTGATAATGTGGTAAAAGAAATCATTCCATCTAAATTCTTAGATGAGACTACCGAATATTTAATTAATCCCACGGGGCGTTTCGTTGTAGGAGGACCTCAGGGAGATGCCGGGGCCACTGGTAGAAAGGTGATTGTAGATACATATGGTGGTGTTGCACGCCACGGTGGTGGTGCATTCTCCGGCAAAGATCCTACAAAAGTTGATCGTTCTGCCGCTTACGCTGCCAGATATATAGCCAAAAATGTAGTTGCTGCAGGCCTGGCAGATAAATGTGAACTCCAAGTAGCTTATGCCATCGGTGTTGCTAATCCTGTCAGTGTTATGGTTGAAACTTATGGAACAGCTAAGATTCCAGAAGACCAGATCGAAGAACTAGTTAATAAACACTTTGATCTCAGGCCCGGTGCTATTATCAGGGATTTGAATCTATTAAAACCAATATACCGGCAGGTAGCCTGTTACGGCCATATGGGAAGAACTGATATTGAGTTGCCTTGGGAACGAACTGATAAAGCAGAAATCTTAAAAACAGAAGCCGGGATTTAA
- a CDS encoding tetratricopeptide repeat protein → MNFNLTSKIKTGRVILFVIILLACYLMAGEIMYALADNRPGYSQDYYQTIINYFPRQRAEAMYRRAGFLKDQAFSDQLFVMPGRSGSPGGDAALKDPVLEEGKDPLKEARELLLELQSSFPSHDEAGRASYLLARIALKEGDLEEAVNHGSEYLDTREGFSLQGHALLLHTYLEKENHNEAANLYEKSLEHEKRDPVDSHLGILYSDRLVSLGKYQKAATVLESELKFLQNWHEEYKEERAHLTDTDPYQADLNVYRYKATVKARLEGLEQLLAQNQGDGDSDDEITGSTLKGQLNLDHGALDQDTKQEILQELEVYLIRPYHQVRSFEMIDKAPKTLVDEQGNFQFDNLPPGRYGVAIQGKSQELSDFYLQELVPPFVELGLAEHDQSSQDDQNGQREEREYQIKLTEPIDLKEPEISNGKFNLEWEEVSEAAYYNFGFGEVFRNEKDEITTIRSRNMMRGLEDNSLSVALEELQQQAPGFSSFRGHITPGSVLGLPYAGGEFMPIVSAYDEDGNLLSNSTAYRNYAGEDSLALYSVSDEEIEMHQGLQETRDMMFNREHIDAIHSLENSYEKYREDLKEDEEIHYLLSLARVYHHGTNPFGRNKDLDLSLEYQEQLENMLDDQDIYDRLLSRVQFFQGMTLLQKREYQQVIELIEEDFSDSIEEFKDEKIERFIMTDAGELLAHSYLLEGNPHDSWEAYQHVMELANRPRQYKEEILLINLVLLEDFDTIHKLFNRDTNLRDEYLYALEDMESSPPSEDQEFYEEYFKPTLTKLIEGQEVDSSERRDAEELIREISYEYPDRQGELYFLTRLYYDMR, encoded by the coding sequence ATGAACTTCAATCTCACTAGTAAAATCAAGACAGGCCGGGTTATCTTATTTGTCATTATATTGCTGGCCTGTTATTTAATGGCAGGAGAAATTATGTATGCTTTGGCTGATAACCGGCCTGGATATTCACAAGATTACTACCAGACAATTATAAATTACTTTCCCAGACAAAGGGCAGAAGCCATGTACAGGCGGGCAGGCTTCTTAAAGGATCAGGCTTTTAGTGATCAGCTGTTTGTTATGCCAGGTAGAAGCGGTAGCCCGGGAGGAGATGCCGCTTTAAAAGATCCTGTTTTAGAGGAAGGAAAGGATCCTCTGAAAGAAGCTCGAGAGTTATTATTAGAATTGCAGTCTAGCTTTCCTTCACATGATGAAGCGGGTAGGGCATCGTACCTCTTAGCTAGGATTGCACTTAAAGAGGGCGACCTGGAAGAAGCAGTAAATCATGGGTCAGAATACTTGGATACCAGAGAGGGCTTTTCCCTGCAGGGACATGCTTTACTTCTTCATACTTATTTGGAAAAAGAAAATCACAATGAAGCTGCCAACTTATACGAAAAATCCCTAGAACATGAAAAAAGAGACCCGGTAGATTCTCACCTGGGGATATTATATAGTGATAGATTGGTGAGCTTAGGCAAATATCAGAAAGCGGCAACGGTGTTAGAATCAGAACTGAAATTTTTGCAGAATTGGCATGAGGAATATAAAGAAGAGCGAGCCCACCTGACTGATACTGATCCATATCAGGCAGATTTGAATGTGTACAGGTATAAAGCAACTGTTAAGGCCAGGCTAGAAGGTTTGGAACAACTATTGGCCCAAAATCAGGGGGACGGTGACAGTGATGATGAAATTACTGGCTCTACATTGAAAGGGCAATTGAACTTGGACCACGGGGCCCTTGATCAGGATACGAAGCAGGAAATATTACAGGAACTAGAAGTCTATTTGATTCGCCCTTATCATCAGGTTAGATCCTTTGAAATGATCGATAAAGCTCCTAAAACCCTAGTAGATGAACAAGGGAATTTTCAATTTGACAATCTCCCCCCTGGTAGATATGGAGTCGCTATTCAGGGGAAATCCCAGGAACTTTCGGACTTTTATTTACAAGAGCTAGTGCCTCCCTTTGTGGAATTGGGTTTAGCTGAGCACGATCAAAGTAGTCAAGATGATCAAAATGGTCAAAGAGAGGAAAGAGAGTATCAAATCAAATTGACTGAACCAATAGACTTAAAAGAACCCGAGATTTCTAATGGCAAATTTAATTTGGAATGGGAAGAGGTATCAGAGGCTGCTTATTATAATTTTGGATTTGGAGAAGTCTTTAGAAATGAAAAGGATGAAATTACGACAATTAGGTCAAGAAATATGATGAGGGGTTTAGAAGACAATTCCCTGTCTGTAGCCTTAGAGGAATTACAGCAGCAAGCCCCTGGCTTTAGCAGCTTCCGAGGTCATATTACACCCGGTAGTGTATTGGGGCTTCCTTATGCAGGGGGAGAGTTTATGCCTATTGTGTCGGCATATGATGAGGATGGGAACTTACTAAGTAATAGTACAGCTTATAGAAACTATGCCGGTGAAGATAGTCTGGCTCTATACTCCGTGTCTGATGAGGAGATAGAAATGCATCAAGGTCTTCAGGAGACTAGGGACATGATGTTTAACCGTGAACACATAGATGCCATTCACAGTTTAGAGAATTCCTATGAAAAATATCGTGAAGACCTGAAGGAAGATGAAGAAATTCATTACCTATTATCTTTAGCCAGGGTATACCATCATGGAACCAATCCCTTTGGAAGAAATAAAGATTTAGATCTATCCTTGGAATACCAAGAACAACTGGAAAATATGCTGGATGATCAGGATATTTATGATCGCCTACTTAGTAGAGTACAATTTTTTCAAGGAATGACTCTGCTACAAAAACGAGAGTATCAGCAGGTAATTGAATTAATTGAGGAGGATTTTTCGGACAGTATCGAAGAATTTAAAGATGAGAAGATAGAAAGGTTTATCATGACTGATGCCGGTGAACTACTGGCTCATTCTTATCTATTAGAAGGAAATCCCCATGATAGTTGGGAAGCGTATCAACATGTCATGGAATTAGCCAATCGTCCTCGCCAATACAAAGAGGAAATCTTGTTAATAAACCTGGTATTACTTGAAGATTTCGATACTATTCATAAACTGTTTAACCGGGACACAAATCTTAGAGATGAATATTTATATGCCCTTGAAGACATGGAGTCTTCACCGCCATCTGAAGATCAAGAGTTCTATGAAGAGTATTTTAAACCGACTTTAACCAAGCTGATCGAAGGTCAAGAAGTAGATAGCAGTGAACGTAGGGATGCAGAAGAGTTAATTAGAGAAATTTCATATGAATATCCTGATCGTCAGGGAGAACTATATTTTTTAACACGACTGTACTATGATATGAGATAG